DNA from Acidobacteriota bacterium:
GAACAACCAGTCCGCCAATGACAAAAGCGGCCAGCACGGCGATCAGTGGAAACAGCAATTCACGCAGCAGAGTTTTCATAAGCTCAATGTCCTGGTCCAAGAAAAACTGCGTTCAATAAAGTCCTTTCAAAAAAGGATCATGATTTTGGGTTTTGCTCGTCGTCAAACAGAAAAATTGTCGCCCAAAAGTTGAACCACTTTTGACGTCTACAAGATTTGAATTTGCGCGCGAATTGGCAAGTGAAGTAACACGCCCCCCAGACTCCGTCAAGCTTCAGTGATTTCCTGCTCTGGCGCCACCGGATCGTTGAAAATCAACCGAACCGTTTCCGCCACCGGCAATCAGCAAGGTCACCGCCATTGCCAACAAGGCTAAGGTATATTCATAACCACCGTCGTTCAGGAACAGCCCTTTTCGCCAGTGCACACCAAACATCGCCGTGGTCATCACGCAAGCAATCAAAAAGGCTCCAATACGAGTCATAAACCCCAGCATCACCAACACACCGCCGACAAATTCGGCAAAGGCCGCCGCGCCCATCCAGGCCCAGGAAGGCTGTAAATTGAATGGAGCGGGCGCTGCTGTCCAGGTCGCCAACCCTCTTCCACCCCACACGCCAAACACTTTTTGCGCGCCGTGCGCAAAGAAAATCACTCCTAATGCCAACCGAATTGGCAAAAAAGCCCAGCTATTGATCGTCGCAGTCAATCGTCCAGTCATTTTGTATTCCTCAAAAATAAATAGGAGTTCTGCCCACTGTCTGCTGCTTCCGAAAGAAACGCACTTTCCCGGAATCAGGCAGGCTGATGGCTGAACTCCATTGATTCACAACCCAATCTGACGTGGCCCACCGCGATTGATGGGTAAACGCGGCGCGACAACATCCAAGACAATCGTCAGGTCACCTGATTGATCAATTGTGGCGGTTACGGTTTGCGCAACGCGCCCATAACTCGCCGTCACGTTGTACGAACCTTTGAAGCCGCGAGTTGAAAATTTTCCTGCTGCACCGGTCGTGCCGCTGGCGTTGGTCCACCATTCCCGAAACACCAGATCGTT
Protein-coding regions in this window:
- a CDS encoding DoxX family protein produces the protein MTGRLTATINSWAFLPIRLALGVIFFAHGAQKVFGVWGGRGLATWTAAPAPFNLQPSWAWMGAAAFAEFVGGVLVMLGFMTRIGAFLIACVMTTAMFGVHWRKGLFLNDGGYEYTLALLAMAVTLLIAGGGNGSVDFQRSGGARAGNH